The genomic window TCCAAGCCCAACTCCACCATATATAAATAATGGGTTGTAAGCTTTGGCTGGTGCTTCTGCTACGGCAAGAGATGCAGCATGGGCAAATCTATTACTATTACCTATTACAAAGGAGTCAAAGGTATATTTAGGATTTAAAGTACAAGACATCTCATCATTAACTATTATGTTATCTCTATTTGATGATCTATGAGAGTTATTTAAATCAAAAGCAATTTCTCCTGAAGATATAAAGAATTCTATTTTATACCTCTTAGAAGTTAGTAATTTAATTGCATTAACAATTAATGATTTATATCTGCTTTCAAGGATACCTCTTGTAAAGTCATTAGGGACTTCTAATTTAATAGTGTCATTTTCTATAGAAAGAGGTACTATGCATTTTATCCATGTATTAAAACTAACTTCTGTTAATTCACCTTTGATTATATTTAAGGTTTTTGTCCATAATTGTTCTAGTTGGGCATTCATTTTTTACCTCCAAATTAAAGTATCCTGAATAAAAAAAATTTTTTTAAATATAAATCACAGCAAATAAACAAGAAATAAACAATATATCCACTAGTCATTTAAGGTTGTTGACAATTAGGCAAAAAAATATTCACATGTGTATAATTATCTTGAAAATAAATAAATAAAAAAATTTATTAACAAGAACAAAAAAAGATATATTCACATAGTACAAAGGTGAATAAAATAAGAAAATACGTCTAAAATATAAAAATAAAATAGTGATTAATAAAGGAATCGACAAGTTATACACAAGTTTGTCCACAACCTGTGAATAAATAATAAAAAATTAAATTTATCAACAGTTCAAAACTAATAATAACAAAAGAGTAAGGTGTATTCAAGAATTTATCCACAAAAAAGTTAAAAATAAAAAATTATTAACATACAAATGACTATCTTGACATTACTAAAGGGTATATATATAATTTAATAGTAAAACTATTTTTATGATAATATGCAATTCATTTGCTTAAAACACATAGTGATATACAGTGAATTGAGTAGTTGATAAAGGGGGTGTATTAGAATGAAGATGACTTATCAACCAAAAAAGAGACAAAGAAAAAGAGAACATGGCTTCAGAAAAAGAATGAGAACTTTATCAGGTAGAAATATTCTTAGAAGAAGAAGACAAAAAGGAAGAAAAAGTTTGACAGCATAAGGGCCGCTATAGTGGCCTTTTTCTGCAACTGCAGGAAAAAAGGAGCATCTATAAGGAGCATCTATATAGTTATGAAAAAAGAAGAAAGAATAAGAAAAAATTTAGAGTTCCGAAGAGTATACAAAAGAGGTAAATCATATTCTAATCAATTATTAGTACTATATATATACAAAAATTATAAAAATGCAAATATCAATCGAGTTGGAATATCCGTTAGTAAAAAAGTAGGGAATAGTGTAGTTAGAAGTAGAGTTAAGAGATTGATAAGTGAAGGATATAGATTGAATTGTAATGATTTAAAAACAGGTTATGATTTAGTTTTTATTGCTAGAAATACTTCGAAAGACAAAACATATCAAGAAGTAGAAAAATCGATAATAAAGTTGCTTAGAAAAGCAGGTTTACAGGTTTAAATGATTAGTTATGAAAAAAATACTTATTTATATAATAAAATTTTATAGAAGATATATTTCGCCTATGAAAAGACCATGTTGTAAGTTCTATCCAACATGTTCTCAATATGCTTTGGAGGCTATACAAAAATATGGGGTTTTAAAAGGTGGTATTATGTCTATAAAGAGAATACTGAGATGTAATCCATTTAATAAAGGTGGATATGATCCTGTTAAATAGTCTTAAGGAGGGCTTACTTTGGAGCATTTTTTTATTAATTATGCAGCCGTTGCTTTAGAAATTAAGTGGCTAAATAATGCATTAATTAAATTTTTCAATGTAATACAAAATGCAGTACATTCTCTAATTCCAAATCCTAATTTTTCTTATGGGCTGTCTATAATTTTAGTTACCATAATTATTAGATTAATATTATTTCCATTAAATTATAAGCAAATAAAGTCTACAGTTAAAATGAATGAGCTTCAACCACAATTGAAGAAGATTCAAGAAAGATATAAAAATGACCCGCAGAGACAGCAACAAGAAGTAATGAAAGCTTATAAGGAAAATGGAGTTAATCCAGTAGGGGGATGTTTACCTCTATTACTTCAATGGCCAATACTTATAGCATTATATTGGGTGTTTATGAATTTACCTGGTATAAATGGAGTTGGTTTCTTATGGATTAAGGATTTATCAATGTCTGCAAGTATGGCAGATAAAACATCTTTAATTTTACCATTGTTATCAGGAGCTACAACTTATTTATCAACAAATTTAGTTGCTTCTAAAAGTTCTGATAATCCACAAGCAAAACAAATGGGTACTATGAACATATTTATGTCTATTTTTATGACATGGATGAGTTTTAGATTTACAGCAGCATTAGTATTATATTGGGTAACAAACAACTTGTTCCAAATAGCTCAAACTGTTGTAACTAAAAATATGGAGCTAAAGAAAAAGACTAAGGAAGCAATATAAAGAAATAGTTTTTATCTAATGGATTGGGTATGTGCCTTATTTTAGTGGTTTGGGGAAGGCAGGTGTCAAGAATATGAATTTTATAGAAATGAATGGTAAAACAATAGAAGAAGCTATTCAAAAAGCTTTACAAGCTTTAAAAGCTACGGAAGATGAAGTAGATATTGAAATAATAGATGAAGGTAGTAAAGGTTTATTTAAAATATTTAGAGGTAAAGAAGCAAAGGTAAAAGTTACTGTAAAGAAAAACTACAAAGATGAGGCTAAAGATTTTTTAAGAAAAATTTTGAATACAATGGGAATATTAGCAGAGATAAAAGTTAATGAAGAAAACGATGTACTTAAAATTAATCTTATAGGTCCTAACATGGGATTAATAATAGGACATAGGGGAGAAACTTTAGACTCTTTACAGTATCTAGTTAATTTAGCAGTAAACAAAAATAATGAAGGCAAATATAAAAAAGTTACCTTAGATACTGAAAATTATAGATCTAAAAGAGAAGAGACATTAAAAAAACTTGCAGGAAAGATGGCTTATAAGGTTAGAAAAACTAATAAACCTATAAAGTTAGAACCGATGAATCCTTATGAAAGAAGGATTATCCATTCGGCTCTTCAAAATGATTTCTCTATAGTTACATATAGCGAAGGTGATGAGCCTTACAGAAGAGTTGTTATTGATTTGAAAAAGAAAGCCTAATGGGCTTTCTTTTAATTTTTTATTGATTTTATACACAAAATAATAAAGAATTAACTTAAGTTATAGTTTTGTATAATCTATATTATTTTAGGCTATGTTTTAATAAATTGTTGATTTCGTATAATTTCAAAAACAATTCTAAATTTAGTATAACTTAAGCAGCTAAGCCTTTGTAAACTCACTAAGGCTTAAACATACAAAAGTTTTTTACGCTGCAAAAGTTATACTAAATAACAATTATAATTTTTATTATAATGAACTCAACAATTTAAAATATAGCATTAGGACTACAAAAGGAAGTTTTAAAATAATGTAAAAAACAACATTCTTTTAAAACAGAGCTTTATTTTAAAACACAATGTATAATTAAAAAGATTATGAAGGGATGAATAGCATGAGAGAGTTTGATACCATTACTGCTGTTGCTACTAACTTAGGAGAAAGCGGAGTTTCTATAATAAGGGTTTCTGGTGATAAAGCTCTAAAAATAGTAAGTAGCATCTTTCAAGGTAAAAACGATAGGAAATTAGATGATATAAAAACTTATACAATGAGATATGGTTATATTGTTGATAAAGATACCGAGGAGCGATTAGATGAAGTAATAGTTAGTTTTATGAAAGGACCGAAAAGTTTTACCGCTGAGGATACTGTTGAAATAAATTGCCATGGTGGAGTTACTGTAACTAAAAGAATTCTTGAAGAAGTAGTTAAGGCCGGTGCAAGGCTAGCAGAACCTGGAGAGTTTACTAAAAGAGCTTTTTTAAATGGAAGAATTGATTTATCACAAGCAGAAGCGGTTATTGATATAATAAATGCGAAGACAGAACTTAGTATGAAATCAGCTTTAGAGCAGTCTGAAGGTAAAATTTCCAGGGAAATAAGCAAAATGAGAGATAAACTACTAGAAATTATTGCTCATATTGAAGCTACCGTAGATTATCCAGAGGATGATTTAGAGGAAGTTACAGCAGATAAAGCTAGTGGAGATTTAACTAAATTATTAAAAGAAATAGATGAATTATTAGGAAGTGCTGATGAGGGTAAGATTATAAGAGAAGGATTAAATACTGTTATAGTAGGCAAACCAAATGTGGGAAAATCATCTTTATTAAACACGCTTCTTATGGAAACGAGAGCTATAGTTACAGATGTACCAGGTACTACAAGAGATGTTATAGAGGAATTTATAAACATAGATGGTATACCTGTCAAAGTAATAGATACAGCAGGTATTAGAGAAACAGAGGATATAGTAGAAAAAATAGGTGTAGAAAAGTCTATAGAAAAGATAGAGAAAGCAGATCTTATAGTGTTAGTATTGGATACTAGTAGAGAATTAGATGAAGAGGATAAGGAAATAATAGAATTTATTAAAGAAAAAAAATACATTGTACTATTAAATAAAACAGATTTAAATGGTAAAATAGATAAGGATTATATAGAAAGATTAAACTCTGATTATGTTATAGAAATTTCAGCAAAAACAGGAAAAGGCATAGAAAAATTCAAGGGTGCTATTAAGGAATTATTTTTCAGTGGTAAGATCACAGCGAAGGATGTTATGATAACTAACACAAGACATAAAGAAGCTTTAATTAAGGGAAAAGAGAGTTTAAATGCTGCTAGGGATGTTTTAAATAACACTTTTGCTATTGATCTTGCTTCTATTGATATTAGAAATGCTTGGAAAAATTTAGGTGAAATAACAGGAGATACTGTTGAAGAGGATATAATCGACAAAATATTTTCTAAGTTTTGTTTAGGAAAGTAAGGGGAGAGATTTATGAGTTATTTTGCAGGTGAATATGATGTTGTTGTAATTGGAGCAGGTCACGCAGGATGTGAAGCTGGCCTTGCTGCTGCTAGGTTAGGAATGAAAACATTGGTATGTGCTACAGATTTGGCTAGTGTTGCAATGATGGCTTGTAATCCTAACATAGGAGGAACTGCTAAAGGTCATTTAGTAAGGGAATTAGATGCTTTAGGTGGGGAAATGGGTATAAATATTGATAATAGCTATATTCAGTCTAGAATGCTTAATACATCTAAAGGACCTGCTGTGCACTCACTTCGTGCACAAGCAGATAAAGAGAAATATTCAAAAAGAATGAAGCATGTTTTAGAGACAACAGAAAATGTTTATTTAAGACAGGCAGAAATAATAAAGATAGATATCGAAGATAAGAAAGTAAAAGGTGTACTTACAAAAAATGGAGCTTATTACAATGCTAAAACTATAATATTAGCAACAGGTACTTATTTAAAATCTAGAATAATTATTGGGGATGTTAATTATGAAGGAGGACCAAGTGGACTTTCTGGTGCAAATTTTTTATCAGAAAGTTTAATTGAAAATGGAATCAGGTTAAAAAGATTTAAAACCGGAACTCCATCTAGAATTAATAGAAGATCTGTAGATTTTTCTAAAATGGAAGAACAGAGTGGAGATGAAAGAATCATACCATTTTCTTTTATAAGTGAAAATATAGATAGAGATCAAATTTCTTGTTATTTAACTTATACAAATGATGATACTAAAAATGTAGTTCTTGAAAATATACATAGATCACCATTATATAATGGTTCAATAAAAAGTGTTGGACCAAGATATTGTCCATCTTTTGAAGATAAAATAATGAGATTTCCAGAAAAGGATAGACATCAGCTTTTCATTGAACCAGAAGGTGAAAACACAGAAGAAATGTATGTTGGAGGGATGTCTAGTTCCTTACCAGAAGAGGTTCAAATTAAAATGATCAGAACAGTTCCAGGCCTTGAGAATGTTGAGGTGATGAGAACAGCTTATGCAATAGAATATGATTGTATAGATCCTACTCAATTAAAACTTTCTTTAGAGTTTAAAGAAATAGATGGATTATTCTCAGCAGGGCAGGCAAATGGAAGTTCTGGATATGAAGAAGCAGCAGCTCAAGGCTTAATAACTGGTATTAATGCAGCTCAAAAGATAAAAGGAAAATCTCCTTTAATTTTAAAGAGGTCCGACGCTTACATAGGTGTACTAATAGATGATTTAGTAACAAAAGGTACAAATGAACCTTATAGAATGATGACTTCTCGTTCAGAATATAGATTACTTTTAAGACAGGATAATGCAGATTTAAGATTAACAGAGCTTGGGTATAAGGTTGGATTAGTTAGTGAAGAAAGATATAATAGATTTTTAAAAAGAAAAAATGCTATAGAAAATGAAATAGAAAGAATTAAGAATTTAAAAATAACTAATAAAAGAGAAGTAAATGAAATTTTAGAAAAACTAGAAACAACTCCATTAAAAAAGCCAATAAGTTTTTATGAATTAATTAAAAGGCCAGAACTAAATTACTTTATTACCTCAGAATTTGATGTTAATAGACCGGATTTACCATATGATGTGCAAGAACAAGTTAATATAACATCAAAGTATGAGGGATACATTCAAAAACAATTAGAACAAGTAGCTCAATTTAAAAAGATGGAAAATAAGTTAATACCTAGTGAATTTGATTATAATACAGTAAAAGGTCTTAGAATTGAAGCTATACAAAAACTAGAAAAAATGAGACCTGTAAATATTGGTCAGGCATCTAGAATTTCAGGAGTTTCACCTGCGGATATTTCTGTTCTTCTAATATTTCTTGAACAATATAATAGAAGGGTTACTAATAAGGAGGAATAATCTGTTGAGTGATAATAGAATATATTATGATATATTAGAAACTGCTTGTAATAGTTTAGGTCTTGAGCTAGATGAAGAAAAATATAATCAATTCATTCAGTATAAAGACTTATTAAAAGAATGGAATGAAAAGGTAAATCTTACTGCTATAAAGGAAGATGAAGAAATAATAAAAAAGCATTTTATTGATTCTATGAAGATTTTTCAATTTCATCCATTAAAAAATTCAAAGAAGATTATTGACATAGGTACTGGAGGGGGGTTCCCAGGTATACCTATGAAAATAATAAGGCCAGATATAGATATAGTTCTTCTTGATTCTTTAAGAAAAAGGATAAATGTTTTAGATGATATACTATATAAGATTGGAATAGATGATGTTATTACTATGCATGGAAGAGCTGAAGAGTATGGTGTAAGAGAGGAACATAGGGAACAATACGATGCTGTTGTTTCAAGAGCTGTAGCAAACTTGGCTGTCCTTAGTGAATTTTGTATTCCTTATGTTAAAGTTGGAGGATATTTTGTTGCTATGAAGGGTCCTTCAGTAGATGAAGAAATTGAAAATGCGAAAAAAGCAGTTTCAATTTTAGGAGGAAAAATTGAAGGTATTATAGAAGTTGATATAGAAGGTAGCGATTTAAATCACAATTTAGTGATAGTAAAGAAAGTGAAAAATACTCCTAGGAAATATCCAAGAAAAGCAGGTATGATTACAAAAAATCCTTTAGGATAGATTAATATGAAAAAGGATGGGATTACATGGAAAAGGATATTAAATACATATCTACTGATTTAATTATTCCAAATACTTATCAACCAAGAACGTATTTTGATGATAGTACTATTGAGGAACTCGCTCAGTCAATAGAGGCATATGGTATAATTCAGCCTCTTTCTGTAAGAAAAATAAGTGAATCAGAATATGAACTTGTTGCTGGAGAAAGAAGGCTGAGAGCCGCTAAAAAATTAAATTTGAAAGAAGTTCCTGCTATTGTTATAGATATAAATGACAGAGATTCAGCCGCTATAGCTTTACTGGAAAATTTGCAAAGGGAAGATTTAAATTATCTAGAAGAGAGTCAGGCATATTACAATCTTATAAAGAAACATAATTATACTCAAGAGCAATTAGCAAATCTTATTGGAAAAAAACAATCAACTATAGCTAACAAGGTTAGACTCTTAAAATTAGATGAAAGCATTAGAAAAATGTTATTAGAAAATAAATTAACGGAAAGACATGCAAGAGCATTACTTAAAATTCCTACTATTAAAATACAAAAGAAAATTTTAAATAGTGTTATAAAAAAATCATTAAATGTTAAACAAACAGAAGAATTAGTAAAAAAAGAGTTATCTAAGATAAACGGAGAAGAAATAGCTTCTGATGGCAAGAAAAAAATCAAAGGAATATTTAGTCCAAGAGTATATATGAATACTGTAAAACAAGTATTCGATAAATATGGAATAGAGGCAACATATAGGACAAAAGATATGGAAGATAAGATTCAAGTTACAATAACTATACCTAAAAAATAATACTAAAAAATGTTTCACGTGAAACATTTTTGCTCTGTTTTAAAAAATATTATTTTTTAAAACAGAGCTTAGTTTTATAATAAATTAACATAAATTTATATAATAATTTTCATTCCATCATAAGCAAAACAAATATTTGTATATTGCCTTTCTAAATTTAAATAATCATCATAAGATTTTCCCCAGTCTTCTTCAAGATGAGTTATAATTATTTTTTTTATATTAAATTGATCTTTCAATTCTTTGATTTCTTTTATACTAAATAATTCATTATTAAGAGGATTATCTTCTTTTAAAGTAAAATTATTTTTTAGAGTTTCTCCAACCACTGTATTTCCTATAATCATGATATCTGCATTTTTAAAAATATCATTTTGTGGAAATGGTTTTACGTCACATGGAGCATAAATAACTTTTTTATTATTTTCTTCAAAAACAAATATAGTTGAATAACCAGCACTAATGAAAGTTAATTTTATATCATCTAAATAAATAAAATCTTTAACTATCTTTCTTTTTATTAAAAATCTTATATTTTCGTAATAATCTAAATAAGAACCATATTTGGAATGTATAGAATTTAAATCTTCCATAACATTTTTCAAAGCTAATACTGTTATAGGACTACTACATTCTTTTCCTAGTGATACTTCAAGCCAATTAAGACGTAATTGTTCAAAAACTCTCATACCAAGAGTATGATCAGGATCCATATGACTAAATAAAACTATATTAACTTGTTCTATATTAGCATAATTTAATGATTGTACTATATCCTCAGGTGTATCAACTAATAATCTTAAATCTTCTAGATATAAACTACATCCAAATCTTGAATAAGGCTTACCTTTTTTTCGTGCTTCTTTACAAATGTTACATTGACATAATGGTTTAGGTAAAGCAGTACATCCACCACTACCTATTATTTTGAATTCCATAGTACACATCTCCTATTTTTATAAAATTGAAGTTATTAATATGGTCTTAATATAAAACAATTTAATAGTTAATTGAGGAAATTGGATAATTTCCAAACTGCATAGCTATATGCAAGTTTCATTGTTCACTGCTTCGGAAATTTGTCTTTTTAGGGTTTGAATAAGCTAAAAATATAGAATAAGCTAAAAATGTAGTAAAAAAATTTAAGGTGTTGTTCATAACAAAACTTGCTTTCGCATTCTAAGTTTTTAATTATGCAATTTTCTAAATTTATATAAAACCTATATACAAAGTAATATATTTTAAAATGTTTCACGTGAAACATTTTATATTTACTATAAAATGTATTCAAAAAAGTTAATATATAGTAAAATACTTATTAAACAGTTTACTATATTAATTTAATTTTGAAAACATATTTATTAATTTTCCATAAGATATTATAATGGATATAAAGATGAAAAAGGAATAATTGTGTCAAAATCAGTTTAATATAAAAAATTAAATATTAAATTAATAGTATTATAAATTGTCTCTGTATAGTCGAATATATGAGGAAAAGGGTGATAATATGAAAATTATATGTGTTTTTAATCAAAAAGGGGGAGTAGGCAAGACTACTACAAATATAAATTTATGTGCTAATTTAGCCTTAAATGGACATAAAGTTTTGTCAATTGACATAGATCCTCAGGGGAATACAACAAGTGGACTTGGAATTGATAAAAATAAAATACAATATTCTATATATGATGTTTTAGCAACAAAGACTCCACTAAAAGAAGCAATTATAGAAAGTGAGCTCATAAATAACTTTTTTATAGTTCCATCTAATATAGAATTAGCAGGAGCAGAAGTTGAACTTATAAATAAAGAGAATAGAGAAAGTATATTAAAAAACAAAATAAAGAAATTAGACAAAGAATTCGAATATATATTTATAGATTGTCCTCCATCCTTAGGATTTCTTACTATCAATGCTTTAAGTGTAGCTGATTCTGTTTTAATTCCTATACAATGTGAATTTTATGCCTTAGAAGGAGTTGGACAACTAGTAAATACAATACAACTTGTTAAAAAGTCATTAAATAAAGATTTAGAAGTAGAAGGCGTAATTTTAAGTATGTATGATAATAGAACCAAATTGTGCAGTGAAGTAGCTAATGAGGTAAGTAAGTATTTTAATGATAAAGTATATAAAACCAAAATCCCTAGAAATATTAGACTAGCTGAAGCACCAAGTTTTGGTCTCCCAATAATGCTTTACGATGATAAGTGTAAAGGAGCTGCAGCATATGAAAAATTAGCTAAGGAATTTTTAAAAAGACAAGGAAGTGATAAATAATGGCTAAGAAATATGGGTTAGGAAAAGGATTAGGAGCTTTAATACCGGAAGAAAAAGGAGAAAATAATTCAACACTTAAGATAGATATAAATTTGATAAAAGCTAATGAAGAACAACCAAGAAAAAATTTTGATGAAGAAAAGATAATGCAGTTAGCAGAATCTATTAAAGAACATGGTATAATACAACCTTTAGTTTTAAAAAAAGAAGGGAATATTTATGCCATAATTGCTGGTGAAAGGAGATGGAGGGCTGCTAAAATCGCAGGTTTGAAAGAACTACCTTGTGTTATATTAGAACTTTCAGAAAAAGAAGTATTAGAAGTTTCTTTAATTGAAAATATTCAAAGAGAGGACTTAAATCCCATTGAAGAAGCTTTAGCCTATAGAAAACTAATAGATGAGTTTAAACTAACACAAGAAGAATTAAGTAAAAGAATAGGAAAATCAAGAACAGCAATATCAAATTGTATGAGATTATTAAATTTAGATAGTAGAGTTCAACAGTATTTAATAGAAGGTATAATAAGTGAAGGGCATGGAAGAGCATTATTAGGTATAGAAAATAAGGAAATGCAATATAAGTTAGCCCAAACTATAATTGACGAAGAATTAAGTGTAAGAGAAACAGAGTCATTAATAAAAAACCTTGGTAAAAAAAATAAATCTACAAAAAAAAATATAAATAAAAATAATCCTTATTACAATGATGTAAAGTCAAAATTGGAACATTTGTTTCATACTAAAGTTATTTTAAGAGATAATGGAAACAATAAAGGGAAAATTCAAATAGAATACTACTCAGAAGAAGATTTACAAAGAATTTTAGACGTACTAAATTTAGAGTCTATTTCATAATAAATATTTTAAAACAGAGTAAAGGATAACTTGTAGGTCCAAGTAAATGTTTAGTACCTCATAACTTTAAATAATATTAATAAAACGACTATATATTGGAATAATGTTTCACGTGAAACAATTCAAGAAAGGATGACGAGAATGACAGAAGCGATTTCAATTTTTAAGCAATTTCAGCCGTATATAACTATAATATTAATAGTTGCTATAATAGCATTATTAATAGGCATGAGTATAATGGCAAAATCTATAAATAGATTAGAAGCAAAATATAGAAAGTTAACAAGAGGAGTTAATAATAAAAATTTAGAGGAAGTAGTAGTAGAATATTTAGATAATATAGATTCTGTAAAAGCAGACACAGAAGAAATAAAAAAACAGCAAGAGGAATTAAGTGAAAATTTAAGAGGTTGTATTCAAAAGGTATCTGTAATGAGATACAAAGCTTTTGATGATATAGGAAGTGATTTAAGTTTTTCAATAGCTTTACTAAATGATGATAATGATGGAGTAATACTTACAGGAATTTACGGTAGGGAAGACAGTACAGTTTATGCAAAACCAGTAGATAAAGGTATTTCAAGATATGACTTATCAGAAGAAGAGAAACAAGTTTTAAGAGAATCTAGTAATCAATAAAATAAGTAAATATGAATAAAAAGGGGTATGTCTTAAAAGTCAGCCCCTTTTATGATTTTGCACTAATTTTTTTGTTTATTTTATTTAAGGCAATGTCAAAATTGGAGAGGTTTTTAGTACCAATGGTTTTTAATATAGTATGATAGATACCTCTAGAAATAACATCTGCAAGGTGCATAACAGTGTATAGCCTAGTATTTTGTAAAACCATGAATTCTAGAGAACCAGATATATTGACGATACCAGTTATACTTATATTACCTACTTTAGGTAGATTTTTATTCATAGCAGCTCCAGGGGAAAGGGGTTTATCTTCAATTATTATACTTCCTATATTTTGTATGCTTCCAAGACATGCATCTATAGCAATAATATAGGGATTTGTATATTTCTGATTGATTTCTTTAAGTATCTTAGTAAGATTTTTAGCATGTACAGGATATTCTAAAGTTCCGTAGAGTATAAAATTATTTTTTACTATTGATTTGATTTTGTTACCAATAAGAGGACCAAGACTATCTCCAGTTGATCTATCAGTGCCTATGCATAAAAAAATAATAGGGCGTTTTGTTTTTAGTGTATCTTCAAGTTTTTCACATAAAATATCCCTTATTTTATATGGACATCCTATTTCCATTGAGTCTAAAATAATCTTATCTTCCATAGAGAAAACCTCCTTTTTTTACATTATGTACAAAAAAAGAGGTTAATATACAAATCTGCACTTTAAATTATTAAGATATTTTAATATTTACAAGTTAAAATATAATTAAATAATTTCATACTTACAGAAACTAATAACAAATTGTAATGACTCTAGATTAAATGAGTGATTTTAATCATAATAGATATCTATTAAATAAGTAATTTTGTGAAAAATTTAGTTTAATTAAGCTTGTATTATTTTTATAAAATTGAATATATAAGTTTAATTAAGCCAAATATTATAAATGCAATTCCTAAAAATAAGATTAGCCATTTCATATATACGGATGCTTTTTTTGGATTACTATTTTTAAAAATATTAAATCCTTTATAAGCCATATAGTTTAATGTTGCAAACCAAAATATCATTCCAATTAAGATAGATAAGAGAAATATATGATAAGTAATAGTACTTTGATCTCTCCATAGCTTTATTACTGTACCACTAAGTCCAAGCCACAGGGTAGGGGTCATAGGGTTAGTAAAAGTTAATACAAATCCAGATAAAAAAGGATAGGTGTTGTATTTTTGTGACTTTGATTCACTATAATCACCTAATTTTTTCAAATCATTATATTGCATTATAACGAGGATAAACCCTGAGATAACCCAAAAAATACCTTCTGTGGATTTATTATACTGTAAAAGTTTAGCTAAACCACAGTTTATTAGAAATAAATAGGTCATATCTGCACTAATAGCTCCAACAGATACCATAAATCCATTTTTAAAGCCTTTAGATATAGTATTATTGACAGATTCAATTGCTGCAGGTCCTAATGGAAGAGAAATTAATATGCCTGTAGTAAAACCGCTAATTAAAGCTTTTATTATGTTAAGTAAGTTTCCCATGAAAATACCTCTTTGTTTTATTTTTACGTGAGAGTTCTATATACCATTAATATTATAGCTTAATTTATT from Clostridium sp. MB40-C1 includes these protein-coding regions:
- the rpmH gene encoding 50S ribosomal protein L34; translated protein: MKMTYQPKKRQRKREHGFRKRMRTLSGRNILRRRRQKGRKSLTA
- the rnpA gene encoding ribonuclease P protein component; amino-acid sequence: MKKEERIRKNLEFRRVYKRGKSYSNQLLVLYIYKNYKNANINRVGISVSKKVGNSVVRSRVKRLISEGYRLNCNDLKTGYDLVFIARNTSKDKTYQEVEKSIIKLLRKAGLQV
- the yidD gene encoding membrane protein insertion efficiency factor YidD, whose translation is MKKILIYIIKFYRRYISPMKRPCCKFYPTCSQYALEAIQKYGVLKGGIMSIKRILRCNPFNKGGYDPVK
- a CDS encoding membrane protein insertase YidC gives rise to the protein MKWLNNALIKFFNVIQNAVHSLIPNPNFSYGLSIILVTIIIRLILFPLNYKQIKSTVKMNELQPQLKKIQERYKNDPQRQQQEVMKAYKENGVNPVGGCLPLLLQWPILIALYWVFMNLPGINGVGFLWIKDLSMSASMADKTSLILPLLSGATTYLSTNLVASKSSDNPQAKQMGTMNIFMSIFMTWMSFRFTAALVLYWVTNNLFQIAQTVVTKNMELKKKTKEAI
- the jag gene encoding RNA-binding cell elongation regulator Jag/EloR, translated to MNFIEMNGKTIEEAIQKALQALKATEDEVDIEIIDEGSKGLFKIFRGKEAKVKVTVKKNYKDEAKDFLRKILNTMGILAEIKVNEENDVLKINLIGPNMGLIIGHRGETLDSLQYLVNLAVNKNNEGKYKKVTLDTENYRSKREETLKKLAGKMAYKVRKTNKPIKLEPMNPYERRIIHSALQNDFSIVTYSEGDEPYRRVVIDLKKKA
- the mnmE gene encoding tRNA uridine-5-carboxymethylaminomethyl(34) synthesis GTPase MnmE, with protein sequence MREFDTITAVATNLGESGVSIIRVSGDKALKIVSSIFQGKNDRKLDDIKTYTMRYGYIVDKDTEERLDEVIVSFMKGPKSFTAEDTVEINCHGGVTVTKRILEEVVKAGARLAEPGEFTKRAFLNGRIDLSQAEAVIDIINAKTELSMKSALEQSEGKISREISKMRDKLLEIIAHIEATVDYPEDDLEEVTADKASGDLTKLLKEIDELLGSADEGKIIREGLNTVIVGKPNVGKSSLLNTLLMETRAIVTDVPGTTRDVIEEFINIDGIPVKVIDTAGIRETEDIVEKIGVEKSIEKIEKADLIVLVLDTSRELDEEDKEIIEFIKEKKYIVLLNKTDLNGKIDKDYIERLNSDYVIEISAKTGKGIEKFKGAIKELFFSGKITAKDVMITNTRHKEALIKGKESLNAARDVLNNTFAIDLASIDIRNAWKNLGEITGDTVEEDIIDKIFSKFCLGK